From the Burkholderia ubonensis subsp. mesacidophila genome, the window TGCGGCGCGCGACGTGCGCGCTCGCGGCCTTCGGCATGCTGCTGGCGGGCGCCGCGCACGCGTCGATCGTGCCGGACCGCACGCGCGTGATCTTCAACGAAGGCGAGCAGGCGGCGATCGTGACGATCACGAACAAGAGCGCGACCTATCCATACCTCGTGCAATCGTGGATCGAGGACGCGAAGGGCAACCGCATCACGTCGCCGCTGATGGTCGTGCCGCCGCTGCAGCGCGTCGAGGCGAACGAGCGCAACGTGCTGCGGATCGCGAAGCTGCCGGGCACAGAATTGCCGGCCGATCGCGAGACGGTGTTCTACCTGAACATCCGCGAGGTGCCGCCGAAGACGGATACGCCGAACGCGCTGCAGATCGCGCTGCACACGCAGATGAAGCTGTTCTACCGGCCGAAGGGCGTGCAGCCGTCGCGCGACGAGGACCCGACGCTGCCGATGACGCTGCGCG encodes:
- a CDS encoding fimbrial biogenesis chaperone, giving the protein MKPYSFLSLRRATCALAAFGMLLAGAAHASIVPDRTRVIFNEGEQAAIVTITNKSATYPYLVQSWIEDAKGNRITSPLMVVPPLQRVEANERNVLRIAKLPGTELPADRETVFYLNIREVPPKTDTPNALQIALHTQMKLFYRPKGVQPSRDEDPTLPMTLRVDAAAHKLVFDNPTPFHVTVVDVAAGAQKTPVLPDPVMVSPMSTADVPFKGAASATLFVTHIDDYGGQVAVEYACEAGVCKSVKN